In Synechocystis sp. PCC 6714, the following are encoded in one genomic region:
- the mfd gene encoding transcription-repair coupling factor — translation MTFSSIIRHLQTLPLSKDLREKLQKRGNVQLSGLPRLPKGLIVSSLAQSLEKNLLVITATLEEAGRWTAQLELMGWQTVNFYPTSEASPYDTGRLESEMVWGQMQVLAELIQGKQLKGKAIIATEKALQPHLPPVETFQQYCLTLQRGQEMDSKSLELTLAQLGYERGGTVETEGQWSRRGDIVDIFPVSAELPVRLEWFGDELEKVREFDPASQRSLDNLAGLVLTPTSFDQVIEPALNAQNIDLTAWGEDPETEQLFGKEGLQRFLGLAFAEPACLLDYLPTETLCVLDEPEQCAAHSERWFEAVAQDWQGLQLPDLPQLHRDFSTLGDRLRENFTHITLSEIHEVNTDSLDISARPIPTMPHQFAKLAEILRGKREIYSGLTLGQYSTWLISAQPSRTVSLLQEHDCAVQFIANPRDYPAIEKSQIQRTAVALKYAGMAELEGFILPTFRLVLVTDRELFGQHALATPEYVRKRRRATSKQVDINKLSPGDYVVHKSHGIGKFLKLDALANREYLMIQYADGILRVPADSLDSLSRFRHTGTRPPELHKMGGKVWEATKNKVRKAVKKLAVDLLNLYAKRAKQVGYAYPSDSPWQQELEDSFPYQATPDQLKAVQDVKRDLEGDRPMDRLVCGDVGFGKTEVAVRAIFKAVTSGHKQVALLAPTTVLTQQHYHTLKERFAPYPITIGLLNRFRTASEKKEILAKLKSGELDIVVGTQQVLGTSVKFKDLGLLVIDEEQRFGVNQKEKIKTLKTEVDVLTLTATPIPRTLYMSLSGIREMSLITTPPPSRRPIKTHLSPYNPEVIRTAIRNELDRGGQVFYVVPRIEGIEELGGQLRQMVPSARIAIGHGQMDESELESTMLAFNDGEADILVCTTIIEAGLDIPRVNTIIVEDAQKFGLAQLYQLRGRVGRSGIQAHAWLLYPNQKQLTEKARLRLRALQEFSQLGSGYQLATRDMEIRGVGNLLGAEQSGQMEAIGYEFYMEMLQDAIKEIQGQEIPKVEDTQIDLPLTAFIPSDYIPDLEEKMAAYRRITSIDSLDELPKIALDWGDRYGMLPSPVEQLFKVVKLKHLAKSLGFSRIKVEGKQNLVLETPMEEPAWKLLAENLPTHLQSRFVYSAKKVVVRGLGVLTPAKQMDNLIDWFGKMQGALPETKMETLVGK, via the coding sequence ATGACCTTTTCCTCCATTATTCGTCATCTGCAAACTCTCCCCCTGAGCAAAGACCTGCGGGAAAAATTGCAAAAGCGGGGCAACGTGCAACTGAGTGGGCTACCCCGGTTACCGAAAGGCCTAATTGTTTCCAGTTTGGCCCAGTCTCTGGAGAAAAATTTATTGGTCATCACCGCCACGTTGGAGGAAGCGGGGCGCTGGACAGCACAGTTAGAACTGATGGGTTGGCAAACTGTAAATTTTTACCCCACCTCCGAAGCATCTCCCTATGACACTGGGCGGCTCGAATCGGAAATGGTTTGGGGGCAAATGCAAGTGTTGGCAGAATTAATCCAGGGTAAACAGCTGAAGGGCAAGGCGATCATTGCCACAGAAAAAGCTCTGCAACCCCATTTACCGCCTGTGGAAACTTTTCAGCAATATTGCTTGACCCTACAACGGGGTCAGGAAATGGACAGCAAAAGTTTAGAGTTGACCCTGGCTCAATTGGGCTATGAACGGGGGGGAACCGTGGAAACGGAGGGGCAGTGGAGTCGGCGGGGGGACATTGTTGATATTTTTCCCGTATCGGCGGAGCTACCGGTGCGACTGGAGTGGTTCGGCGATGAGCTGGAAAAAGTGCGGGAGTTTGACCCAGCTAGCCAACGTTCCTTGGATAACCTTGCCGGTTTGGTGTTGACCCCCACCAGTTTTGATCAGGTGATTGAACCAGCGTTAAATGCCCAGAATATTGATCTGACGGCTTGGGGAGAAGACCCAGAAACGGAGCAATTATTTGGCAAGGAGGGATTACAACGATTTTTGGGTCTAGCTTTTGCTGAACCCGCTTGCTTACTGGATTATTTACCGACGGAAACCCTCTGTGTGCTAGATGAGCCGGAGCAATGTGCCGCCCACAGTGAAAGGTGGTTTGAGGCGGTGGCCCAGGATTGGCAGGGTTTACAGTTGCCGGATTTGCCCCAGTTGCATCGGGATTTTTCTACCCTTGGCGATCGCCTGAGGGAAAATTTTACCCATATAACCCTGTCGGAAATCCACGAAGTTAATACCGATAGTTTAGATATTTCCGCCCGGCCCATCCCCACCATGCCCCACCAGTTCGCTAAGTTGGCAGAAATTTTACGGGGGAAAAGGGAAATTTATAGCGGTTTGACGTTGGGACAGTACAGTACTTGGTTGATTTCAGCCCAGCCCAGTCGTACTGTTTCTTTATTGCAGGAACATGATTGTGCGGTGCAATTTATTGCTAATCCGAGGGATTATCCCGCCATTGAAAAAAGTCAGATTCAACGGACAGCGGTGGCGCTAAAATATGCCGGCATGGCGGAATTGGAAGGGTTTATTTTACCCACCTTTCGTCTGGTGCTAGTCACGGACCGGGAATTATTTGGACAACATGCCTTAGCCACACCGGAATATGTGCGGAAACGACGGCGGGCTACGTCTAAACAAGTTGATATTAATAAACTTTCCCCTGGGGATTATGTAGTCCACAAAAGCCATGGCATTGGTAAATTCTTAAAGTTGGATGCGTTGGCCAATCGGGAATATTTAATGATCCAATATGCCGACGGTATTTTGCGAGTTCCCGCCGATAGTTTAGACAGTTTATCCCGCTTTCGCCACACGGGCACTAGACCGCCAGAACTGCATAAAATGGGCGGCAAAGTGTGGGAAGCCACCAAAAATAAAGTCCGTAAAGCGGTTAAAAAGCTAGCCGTTGATTTGCTCAACCTTTATGCAAAACGGGCAAAACAGGTGGGTTATGCCTATCCCTCCGATAGTCCTTGGCAACAGGAATTGGAAGATTCCTTCCCCTACCAAGCCACCCCCGATCAGCTAAAAGCAGTACAAGATGTAAAACGGGATTTGGAAGGCGATCGCCCGATGGATCGATTAGTGTGTGGCGATGTGGGTTTTGGCAAAACAGAAGTGGCGGTGCGGGCCATTTTTAAAGCAGTAACTAGTGGCCATAAACAGGTGGCATTACTGGCCCCCACTACGGTGCTCACCCAACAGCATTACCACACTTTAAAAGAAAGATTTGCCCCCTATCCCATCACCATTGGCCTATTAAATCGCTTCCGTACCGCTTCCGAGAAAAAAGAAATTTTAGCCAAATTAAAAAGCGGTGAATTGGATATTGTGGTGGGTACTCAACAGGTACTGGGCACATCGGTAAAATTCAAAGATTTGGGCTTATTAGTCATTGACGAAGAACAGCGGTTTGGGGTTAATCAAAAGGAAAAAATTAAGACATTGAAAACAGAAGTGGACGTGCTAACTTTAACCGCCACCCCCATTCCCCGCACCCTTTATATGTCCCTCTCCGGCATTCGGGAGATGAGTTTAATTACTACACCGCCCCCGTCCCGTCGCCCCATTAAAACCCATTTATCCCCCTACAATCCCGAAGTAATTCGCACCGCTATTCGCAACGAGCTAGACCGGGGTGGCCAGGTTTTTTATGTGGTGCCCCGCATTGAAGGCATTGAAGAACTGGGGGGACAACTACGGCAAATGGTTCCCAGTGCTCGCATTGCCATTGGCCATGGTCAAATGGATGAATCTGAACTGGAAAGTACCATGCTAGCTTTCAACGATGGTGAGGCAGATATTTTAGTCTGTACCACTATCATCGAAGCAGGATTAGATATTCCCCGGGTAAACACAATTATTGTTGAAGATGCCCAAAAATTTGGTTTAGCGCAACTCTATCAACTGCGGGGCCGGGTGGGGCGATCGGGTATTCAAGCCCATGCTTGGTTACTCTATCCCAACCAAAAACAATTAACAGAAAAAGCACGATTAAGACTGCGGGCACTCCAGGAATTTAGCCAACTTGGTTCCGGTTATCAACTGGCCACCAGGGACATGGAAATCCGGGGCGTAGGTAATCTTTTGGGGGCAGAACAGTCGGGGCAAATGGAGGCGATCGGGTACGAATTTTATATGGAAATGTTGCAGGATGCGATTAAGGAAATCCAGGGCCAGGAAATTCCCAAAGTGGAAGATACCCAAATAGATTTACCCCTCACGGCCTTTATTCCCAGCGATTACATTCCCGATTTAGAAGAAAAAATGGCTGCTTATCGCCGTATTACTAGTATTGATTCCCTTGATGAATTACCGAAAATTGCCTTGGATTGGGGCGATCGGTATGGTATGTTACCAAGTCCGGTGGAGCAATTATTTAAAGTGGTGAAGCTGAAACATCTGGCTAAGTCTTTAGGCTTTTCTCGCATTAAAGTGGAGGGCAAACAAAATCTTGTCTTGGAAACTCCCATGGAGGAGCCTGCTTGGAAATTATTGGCGGAAAATTTGCCCACCCATCTCCAGTCCCGCTTTGTTTACAGTGCAAAAAAAGTGGTGGTGCGGGGTTTAGGAGTGTTGACCCCGGCTAAGCAAATGGATAATTTAATTGATTGGTTTGGCAAAATGCAAGGGGCTTTACCGGAGACAAAAATGGAAACTTTAGTGGGCAAATAG
- a CDS encoding iron ABC transporter permease — protein sequence MPTPRPWIVIRPRILPLSFRLGRRVPAVIGVLSALALLLFIVNISWGEYPVPPLAVMQAILGLSPNADYGFVVNTLRLPRSLVALLVGMGLAMAGGILQGLTRNPLAAPEIIGVNAGASLVAVALIVLLPGVDPWLLPVAAFLGGLGAAIAVYGLAWNRGSSPLRLILVGIGLAALASALTSLMITLGEINIVSQALVWLTGSVHGRGWDHLLPLLPWLGIFIPLSFALARELDTLTLGDNLARGLGSRVEVIRGLLLVCTVALAGSSVATAGNIGFVGLMAPHLARHLVGPSQGGLMPVAALAGACITELADLLGRLLFAPIEIPCGVITAIVGAPYFLWLLYRNRHQ from the coding sequence ATGCCAACCCCTAGACCCTGGATTGTTATCCGCCCTCGAATCTTGCCCCTATCCTTTCGCCTTGGGCGCCGTGTGCCGGCGGTGATCGGGGTGCTAAGTGCCCTGGCATTATTGCTATTTATAGTCAATATTAGTTGGGGGGAGTACCCCGTGCCTCCCTTGGCGGTGATGCAAGCAATCTTGGGTCTGTCCCCCAATGCTGACTATGGTTTTGTGGTCAACACCCTGCGATTACCCCGGTCATTGGTGGCATTGCTGGTGGGTATGGGTTTGGCGATGGCCGGTGGTATTTTGCAAGGTTTAACCCGCAATCCCTTAGCAGCTCCGGAGATTATTGGTGTCAATGCTGGAGCTAGTTTGGTAGCTGTTGCCCTAATTGTTTTACTGCCGGGGGTGGATCCATGGCTTTTGCCGGTGGCGGCCTTTTTGGGGGGTTTAGGAGCGGCGATCGCCGTTTATGGTTTGGCCTGGAACCGAGGAAGTTCTCCCCTGCGGCTAATTTTGGTGGGCATTGGCCTAGCGGCACTAGCCTCTGCCCTCACCAGTTTAATGATCACTTTGGGCGAAATTAATATCGTTAGCCAAGCCCTAGTCTGGCTGACTGGCAGTGTCCATGGCCGGGGCTGGGATCATTTATTGCCCCTACTACCTTGGCTCGGGATTTTTATCCCCCTATCCTTTGCTTTAGCCAGGGAATTGGACACCCTAACTTTGGGGGACAATCTGGCCCGGGGATTGGGAAGCCGGGTAGAGGTAATCCGGGGTCTTTTACTAGTCTGCACCGTTGCCCTGGCCGGTTCCTCGGTGGCTACCGCCGGCAATATTGGTTTTGTCGGTTTAATGGCCCCCCACCTTGCCCGTCATTTAGTAGGCCCTTCCCAGGGGGGACTAATGCCCGTTGCGGCCTTGGCCGGTGCCTGCATCACCGAATTGGCAGATCTTCTAGGAAGGTTACTTTTTGCCCCCATTGAAATTCCCTGTGGGGTAATTACGGCGATCGTGGGTGCCCCCTATTTTCTCTGGCTCCTTTACCGTAATCGTCACCAATGA
- a CDS encoding FecCD family ABC transporter permease produces the protein MACLICSILLGAAHISPQTVWRALFQFDGSTDHLIIRTVRLPRAFLAIVVGASLAVAGAISQGLTRNPLAAPDILGVNVGAALAMVLGSLIGGDGGNHIGFAFAGAAVTAMVVYWLGSFGRSGLTPIKLVIAGAALSYFLGSLTTGILLLSQRTLDDIRFWLAGSLAGQDLDGLQTILPYTIVGLIGALTLGRQLTLLTFGEEVARGLGLQTARVKLGAASILVLLAGSAVAIAGPIGFVGLVVPHVVRFGVGVDYRWILPYAMVVGGIFLSLADMAARLVISPQELPVGIMTAMVGAPFFIYLARSQIKR, from the coding sequence TTGGCATGCCTAATCTGCAGTATTCTCCTCGGAGCGGCCCATATTAGTCCCCAAACCGTGTGGCGGGCCCTGTTTCAATTTGACGGTTCCACTGACCATTTAATTATCCGCACTGTACGTTTACCAAGGGCTTTTTTGGCGATCGTGGTGGGGGCGTCCCTAGCCGTGGCTGGGGCTATTAGCCAGGGGTTAACCCGTAATCCCTTAGCAGCCCCCGATATCCTGGGGGTTAATGTGGGCGCAGCCCTAGCTATGGTCTTAGGGTCATTGATCGGTGGTGACGGTGGAAACCACATTGGCTTTGCCTTTGCCGGGGCGGCGGTTACTGCCATGGTTGTCTATTGGTTGGGATCCTTTGGCCGCAGTGGCCTGACCCCCATCAAACTGGTCATTGCCGGTGCCGCGCTATCCTATTTTTTAGGCTCCCTAACCACAGGCATTCTGCTCCTCAGTCAACGCACCCTGGATGATATTCGCTTTTGGTTGGCGGGCTCCCTGGCTGGGCAAGATTTAGACGGTTTACAAACTATTCTTCCCTACACCATCGTTGGGCTGATCGGTGCCTTGACCCTAGGACGACAGTTAACCCTACTAACCTTTGGAGAGGAGGTAGCCAGGGGACTAGGCCTGCAAACGGCCCGGGTCAAACTGGGGGCCGCCAGCATTTTAGTTTTGCTAGCGGGCAGTGCCGTTGCCATTGCCGGGCCCATTGGTTTTGTGGGTTTAGTGGTCCCCCATGTTGTGCGCTTTGGGGTGGGCGTTGATTATCGCTGGATTTTACCCTACGCCATGGTAGTGGGGGGAATTTTTCTTTCCCTAGCTGATATGGCCGCCCGTCTGGTAATTAGTCCCCAAGAATTACCGGTGGGAATTATGACAGCTATGGTGGGGGCCCCATTTTTCATTTACCTTGCCCGCTCACAAATTAAACGATGA
- a CDS encoding ABC transporter ATP-binding protein yields the protein MPSIYQLLWQMIRYAQKLYWLDTILWLFILGLPIVPGLLIRQFFDTLTDQTKIHESPWVWIALFLAIGLARMAAIFSGRVTKTQHRFLMSGLVRHNLLRGLLHRPGAALTMEGVNGQKISPGEILSYFRDDALQIEDTVVGTNEIFAAGVFAVVSVALLLSVNREMTLLVFLPLCLIAALVHQAEHRLKGYRRASRQGTQQVTGFIGEMFTAVQAIKVAGAETEMLEELRKRGDRRRRLMVRDQVFNAILNSGFANTVSIGTGIILLLAAQSLGPQGNFTVGDFALFVYYLSFVTDFLTFFGGFLASIKQSEVSLERMATLISGVYSSSSEISKSNLFSLTSPQPLYLKPILGSQPALPPLAPLAPSDPLEELSVEGLVYHYPGTNNGITDLSFDLRRGSLTVITGRVGSGKTTLIRALLGLLPKQAGKIVWNGLEIQEPATFFVPPRAAYTPQVPQLFSTSLRENLLLGIDAEISPERLNEAIATAVFDRDLAMMPHGLNTQVGTRGVRLSGGQKQRVAAARMLIREPELLVFDDLSSALDVATEQKLWQRLFDRTKKSDHSPHYTATCLVISHRPSIIERADTIILLEAGRISFSGTPSQFSTKMNHHRKYF from the coding sequence ATGCCGTCCATCTATCAACTGCTCTGGCAGATGATCCGCTATGCCCAGAAACTTTATTGGTTAGACACCATATTATGGCTGTTTATTTTGGGATTGCCCATAGTGCCAGGATTACTGATTCGTCAGTTTTTCGACACCCTCACTGATCAAACCAAAATCCATGAATCTCCCTGGGTTTGGATTGCTCTATTTTTAGCGATAGGGTTAGCAAGAATGGCGGCAATTTTTAGCGGAAGAGTAACTAAAACCCAACATCGTTTTTTGATGAGTGGATTGGTGCGACATAACTTATTACGGGGATTATTACACCGTCCGGGAGCGGCATTGACCATGGAAGGCGTTAACGGACAAAAAATCTCACCGGGGGAAATTCTCAGCTACTTTAGGGATGATGCCTTGCAAATTGAAGACACCGTTGTTGGCACCAACGAAATCTTTGCCGCTGGGGTGTTTGCCGTGGTTTCTGTGGCCCTACTGTTGAGCGTCAATAGAGAAATGACCTTGCTGGTTTTTCTTCCCCTATGCCTGATTGCCGCCCTTGTCCACCAAGCTGAACATCGTCTAAAGGGTTACCGTCGGGCCAGCAGACAAGGAACCCAACAGGTAACCGGATTCATTGGGGAAATGTTTACGGCTGTGCAGGCTATCAAGGTCGCTGGGGCCGAAACTGAGATGTTAGAAGAGCTAAGAAAAAGAGGCGATCGCCGCCGCCGTTTAATGGTGCGAGACCAGGTTTTCAATGCTATCCTCAATTCCGGTTTTGCAAACACTGTTAGTATTGGCACCGGAATAATTTTACTTTTAGCAGCCCAAAGTCTTGGTCCCCAGGGCAATTTCACCGTTGGGGATTTCGCCTTATTTGTTTACTATCTTTCTTTTGTTACTGATTTTTTGACATTTTTTGGTGGTTTTCTTGCTTCCATCAAACAAAGTGAAGTATCCCTTGAGCGCATGGCGACCCTGATAAGTGGAGTATATTCATCCTCTTCGGAGATTAGTAAATCAAATTTATTTTCCCTTACCTCCCCCCAACCCCTTTACCTCAAACCCATCTTGGGTTCCCAACCAGCTTTACCGCCCCTGGCTCCCCTAGCCCCCTCTGACCCCCTGGAGGAATTAAGCGTAGAAGGACTTGTTTACCACTATCCAGGCACCAACAATGGCATCACTGATCTGAGTTTTGACCTACGGCGGGGAAGTTTAACGGTAATCACTGGACGGGTTGGGTCAGGCAAAACGACCCTAATTCGGGCTCTACTGGGTTTACTGCCCAAGCAGGCAGGCAAAATTGTTTGGAATGGCCTAGAAATCCAAGAACCAGCCACTTTTTTTGTCCCCCCTCGGGCCGCCTACACTCCCCAGGTTCCCCAGCTTTTTAGCACTTCTCTCAGGGAAAATTTATTACTGGGAATAGATGCTGAAATTTCACCGGAGCGATTGAATGAGGCGATCGCCACTGCTGTTTTTGATCGAGATTTGGCTATGATGCCCCATGGCCTTAATACCCAAGTGGGGACAAGGGGAGTTCGACTTTCCGGTGGTCAAAAACAACGGGTCGCCGCCGCTCGGATGCTGATCCGTGAACCGGAATTACTGGTGTTTGATGACCTTTCCAGCGCCTTGGATGTGGCCACTGAACAAAAACTATGGCAACGGTTATTCGACCGCACTAAAAAATCCGATCATTCTCCCCACTACACAGCAACTTGTCTGGTGATATCCCATCGTCCATCCATCATAGAGCGAGCCGACACCATCATTCTGCTGGAAGCAGGGCGCATTAGCTTTTCCGGTACCCCGTCCCAATTCAGCACAAAGATGAACCATCACAGGAAATATTTCTAA
- a CDS encoding DUF1636 family protein, which yields MAKHILVVCKACGAKAENDDSNSPADGICLLNKLKELHQQWHRQEELQIETTSCLCICDRPCAIAYVGTHKPTYLFGDLDPINSGEDLIRAAELYLDSEDGMVPAYKLPEGLRPCRIARIPPAP from the coding sequence ATGGCAAAACATATTTTAGTGGTTTGTAAAGCCTGTGGTGCTAAAGCAGAAAATGACGATTCCAACTCTCCAGCAGACGGCATTTGTTTGCTAAATAAGCTCAAAGAATTACATCAACAGTGGCACCGCCAAGAGGAACTACAAATTGAGACCACTTCTTGTTTATGTATTTGTGACAGACCCTGTGCAATCGCCTATGTGGGCACCCATAAACCTACTTACCTTTTCGGAGATTTAGATCCAATCAATAGCGGTGAAGACCTAATTCGTGCTGCCGAACTTTATCTCGACAGTGAAGATGGCATGGTTCCAGCCTATAAGCTACCAGAAGGATTACGTCCTTGCCGGATTGCCCGCATTCCCCCTGCGCCCTAG
- a CDS encoding iron-siderophore ABC transporter substrate-binding protein — protein MTSQTLHLLRHRLIYPAMALLMVALVMACQGQPPGETGQKTADCPMGSQAVDQSCVPTEIKRLITLDGAAFEYAIALGLEPIATVPSNFQTQLPGLMNNAQNIQNIGKGEQPNLEAILGASPDLIVGLDSHQSIYPQLRQIAPTVLIPFEHSGEWKKVFVSMGTALHQQAATQSALEVYQARSADFRAQMGDRLNNLQVSVIRLYPDGINLYLKDSFSGTVLQDAGLTRPPSQNISAAEAQQKFGNPIQARISREVLEQADGDVIFLWTGENTSQANQEAQKRLQELQQDPLWGQLKAVRAGKVYEVPSYWIGSGPIAANAILDDLFKYLVGEN, from the coding sequence TTGACTTCTCAAACATTACATTTGTTACGACACCGACTAATTTACCCGGCCATGGCTTTGCTGATGGTGGCATTGGTAATGGCCTGCCAAGGTCAACCCCCAGGGGAAACAGGGCAAAAAACAGCCGATTGCCCAATGGGGAGCCAAGCGGTGGACCAGAGTTGTGTACCAACCGAAATTAAACGTCTCATTACCTTAGATGGGGCGGCCTTCGAGTATGCGATCGCCCTTGGCCTGGAGCCGATCGCCACGGTACCCAGCAATTTTCAAACCCAACTGCCAGGTCTGATGAATAATGCTCAAAATATTCAAAATATCGGCAAGGGGGAGCAACCCAATTTAGAAGCAATTTTGGGGGCAAGTCCCGACTTAATCGTGGGGCTAGATTCCCACCAAAGTATTTATCCCCAACTCCGCCAGATTGCACCGACGGTACTAATTCCATTTGAACATAGTGGAGAGTGGAAAAAAGTTTTTGTCTCCATGGGCACCGCTCTTCACCAGCAGGCCGCCACCCAGTCAGCGTTGGAAGTCTATCAGGCTCGCTCGGCGGATTTTCGGGCCCAAATGGGCGATCGCCTTAATAATTTGCAAGTTTCCGTCATTCGCCTCTATCCCGACGGCATTAACCTCTATCTGAAGGATTCATTTTCTGGCACCGTGCTGCAGGATGCAGGCCTAACCCGTCCCCCGTCCCAAAATATCAGTGCCGCAGAAGCCCAGCAAAAGTTTGGTAATCCCATTCAGGCCAGAATTAGCCGGGAAGTGTTAGAGCAAGCTGATGGGGATGTAATTTTCCTTTGGACAGGGGAAAACACCTCCCAAGCCAATCAGGAAGCACAAAAACGATTGCAAGAACTACAGCAAGATCCCCTCTGGGGGCAACTTAAGGCCGTCAGAGCCGGCAAAGTTTACGAAGTGCCTAGCTATTGGATTGGCAGTGGACCGATCGCCGCCAACGCCATCCTCGACGACCTATTCAAATATCTTGTGGGAGAAAATTAA
- a CDS encoding ABC transporter ATP-binding protein, with protein sequence MLLSPQSNRQILMAYLSPQWGQVLALASALGGSIVLQVLNPQILRYFIDTALAGGPQRVLVVAALGFMAIAVVRQGLEIIATYFSETVAWTATNNLRLNLAQHTLNLDLNFHKSHNSGELVERIDGDVDALARFFSQFVLQVLGNGLLVISVLGVLWFEQWQAGLGLTLFALLALGILSWLQSLAVEPWAIYRGISADFYDFITEYLRGLEDIRGNGAVGYVMDRFYRLMGKWLKAFHQARLTSTLLWGSTVGLFTVGNAVALALGAYLWRVQGITIGTVYLFFYYASLLQEPIERIREELEQFQQAVASLHRIKALIRYPPKSNSGKAKTLPDGPLSVRGEGVWFSYPTTKALTPKDMGKLAQECFDPGQADNNQHCRYALQNLTWHLPPGQVLGLLGHTGSGKSTFARLLLNFYDPQRGHIYLGGVNLGEICRQDFHHRVGFVTQDVQLFQTSIRNNLTFFNPHIPDQRILEALSYLGLKPWLATLPKGLETELGTDGGGLSAGQAQLLAFARVFLKNPGLVILDEASSRLDPMTEQLIDQAINRLLEHRTGVIIAHRLKTVERADQILILDRGKILEYGDRLSLLANPQSHFRQLLKHSNLDEMRGKD encoded by the coding sequence ATGTTGCTCTCACCCCAGTCTAATCGACAAATTTTAATGGCCTATCTGAGTCCCCAGTGGGGGCAAGTGTTGGCCTTGGCGAGCGCCTTGGGGGGGAGTATTGTCCTGCAGGTGCTTAACCCCCAGATTTTGCGCTATTTCATTGACACGGCCCTGGCCGGAGGGCCCCAACGGGTGTTAGTGGTCGCAGCATTGGGATTTATGGCGATCGCCGTTGTGCGTCAGGGGTTAGAAATTATTGCCACCTATTTCAGCGAAACCGTTGCCTGGACTGCCACTAATAATCTCCGCTTGAACCTGGCCCAACACACCCTAAACCTGGATCTGAATTTCCATAAAAGCCACAACTCCGGTGAACTCGTGGAACGCATCGATGGGGACGTGGATGCTTTAGCTCGTTTTTTCTCCCAATTTGTACTACAGGTTTTGGGCAATGGCTTGCTAGTTATCAGTGTTCTAGGAGTGCTTTGGTTTGAGCAATGGCAGGCCGGGTTGGGTCTGACTTTATTTGCCCTATTGGCCCTAGGCATTCTCAGTTGGTTACAGTCCCTGGCGGTGGAACCCTGGGCAATTTACCGTGGCATCAGTGCGGACTTTTACGACTTCATCACTGAATATTTAAGGGGATTGGAAGATATCCGGGGCAACGGAGCGGTGGGTTACGTCATGGACCGCTTTTATCGACTGATGGGAAAGTGGCTCAAGGCCTTTCACCAAGCACGGTTAACCAGTACTCTGCTGTGGGGGAGCACCGTCGGCTTATTTACGGTGGGCAACGCCGTCGCCCTTGCTTTGGGGGCTTACCTCTGGCGCGTCCAAGGTATCACCATTGGGACAGTTTATCTTTTCTTTTATTACGCCAGTCTGCTCCAGGAACCCATTGAACGTATTCGGGAAGAGCTAGAACAATTCCAACAAGCTGTTGCTAGTCTCCACCGTATTAAAGCTCTGATCCGCTATCCCCCCAAATCCAACTCGGGCAAAGCCAAGACCCTGCCGGACGGCCCCCTTTCGGTGCGGGGGGAAGGGGTCTGGTTTAGTTACCCAACCACCAAAGCTTTAACCCCAAAGGATATGGGGAAATTAGCACAGGAATGCTTCGACCCTGGCCAGGCGGACAATAATCAACATTGCCGTTACGCCCTACAGAATCTGACTTGGCATCTTCCTCCGGGGCAAGTTCTTGGACTTCTGGGCCATACAGGTAGTGGCAAAAGTACATTTGCCCGACTTTTACTCAATTTTTATGATCCTCAACGGGGTCACATTTATCTTGGCGGTGTCAATCTAGGGGAGATATGCCGCCAGGATTTCCATCACCGGGTTGGTTTTGTCACCCAAGACGTGCAACTGTTCCAGACTTCCATACGCAATAATCTGACATTTTTTAATCCACATATCCCAGACCAGAGGATTTTAGAAGCCCTTAGTTACCTAGGACTAAAGCCTTGGTTAGCCACATTACCCAAAGGACTAGAGACGGAATTGGGTACGGATGGCGGGGGATTGTCCGCGGGGCAAGCTCAATTGCTCGCTTTTGCCCGGGTATTCCTGAAAAATCCTGGTTTGGTCATCCTCGATGAAGCTTCTTCCCGGCTGGATCCTATGACGGAACAGTTAATTGATCAGGCCATCAATCGATTATTGGAGCATCGGACAGGGGTGATCATTGCCCATCGCCTGAAGACAGTGGAACGGGCGGACCAAATTTTGATTCTAGACCGGGGAAAAATCCTGGAATATGGCGATCGCCTATCCTTGTTGGCCAATCCCCAGTCCCATTTTAGGCAATTACTCAAGCACTCAAATCTAGATGAAATGAGGGGAAAGGATTGA